gatgatactcgaaacagagttatcgttcgacCAAGTGTAGAGTGGTAATAacataaacattgggttgcttaataaattcatagccatgtttgatgcttgtggtgtgcaataccatgtttttagaaaaattatgggtgaatgttttgcataaaaacttagcatatcgagccattttcaaggaacattctgcataaaatagtacagtctgtttcactatttgTATTATTACTaagtcaggcgcggatcgaaaattaattcttagggGGGATGTTTACAACGCATGTTAATtgtcgcaacagcagaaaaaaaatatttttgtattgtcacatttatttctaggaCAAATTTAacccaccaattaatgaagataaagtttaaaatcaataaacctctagaatttatatttgactacaagtacctaaattctctaaaatagactataaacacgaggcacgattgttactgcgaaactgaaagggtcaaataaaaccacgtgatttaaaatttaaatgacaataacattcgcaggggtgtgtaTGACATGCATGTGATGCAACATAAAACGACAGAAAATTGATAAGACCCTACTTTTACAGTAACACACGTTTATGAAATGAAGTACGTAATATTTATTCCGGGAAAAGTATGATTACTTGTTGGCTTTTCATTTGACATTTCGTTTCCGGTTTCCGGTATTTCCAACGCGGGAACAATGGTGATAACAAAATccaaaacaatacaaaaaatgatCATTTCTTTCTTTGATCTTTAAGCAAATGAAGATTTGATAACACGTTGAATATATTTTCAAGtcataacattattttattccTTGATTATGTCGACTAGAGGTGTCAAATTCTTGTTCGCCATGGGGGAATACGTTCTATGTTTTGAACCAGATCCCACCAAAGCCCGTGTTTTGTACGAAGCCAAGGTACGTGTGACGAATCTATCATGTTCAGTACATTTCACTTTCTATATCTGAGCCATAAAGCAACGTTATTTAACCCGATCGTTTCAAAACATGAATGCATCTAGTAAGTCAATGACATATCGAAAATCTATCAAATCTTCTGTTATTATAAATTGTTTgcttgtatattttttcaaaaataggtTCTTGACACAACAACTACAAAAGATATATCTGGTGCCAAGATCCCAGCATACCATGTACATTTCCAGGGTTGGAACAACAGGTATAACTGAATTGACTATAGAGCTTATTTGTCTGCCTGTATGTTATAAGAAGACCACTTTATGAAGAGTTTTGTTTTCCCAGGATGTCACTCTGTACAAGTACAACACACTGACATAATACCTGTtttgctttattaaaaaaaaaccagtatcaatatttaatatctgCAACTTGCCTAGATGATCAATTAagaagagttatttccctttgcaGGCCAATCTAATTTCTCACCAAAACTATACCAACTTAAGGCAACTTGGCAACTTTTAAGAAACtggatggtcatggccatttttagattgtcttagtctttttttttttaaagaaaagcttTATATGAAGATGTAGGAAAATACTCATATTTAAAAGCTAAGATTTCAAGTTTTTTCCTTGActaaatgatacatgtagtttatagctaaaccaatcatatctgaaagtttaagttatatttaATGGTTAATATTGTTGACTATCCAGCCTCCTCATGGAAATATCTGAAAAATGATAACTGCATGTTAAGTTAATTTTAACGGAAAATTGTTTACTATTTTTACTGAATGTCTGTACTTTTAGTCCATCAAAATTGTAGGAAAGTATGGATAAAACTTAAATGtttttaaggtagtccatccataactatcatatttcatatctaatagattgcaagtttgatcactaaaatcttagtgtgattttaaggagtttattaaataataaattttcacctttgaaatctttaaaaaaaaattaatttttaaaataacttaaaaGTGCAAATGCCTCATCATGGTTCTTTTATTTGTATACAGTTAACCCAATATCTGTTTTCTGAATCCAGATACagctatgaaattaaaatttggtctgttgaaacaaaaaatattttttttgtacagttGGGACAGAATTGTACCAGaaacatatgttttaaaaaacacagaCGAAAATAAAcagttgatgaaaaaattagcgGACACCACAAAGAAATAGTAAGTTTTAAGaaatgatttgttaacatttacaataaaattaaagaaaattgacaatttttttttagttctgaATAGCCATTCCTGTGCAGAGCTAATTTGGTTTGAAGGAAGTACAAacaggaattttaaaaaaaatatttattgttaaagtCAAATTTGAATCTTGTCCttttaataatatgtttttgaGAGCATAGCAGATATAATTGTAAACCCCTTCATTCTTTCAGTCGAATAAACAGTGCACGAAATAGGAGAATTGACAGAATTCTAAGAAAAGCTTTCAGAGGGCGACCTCCCTTGTTTGAAGATGACGGCGACAGTCCATATGAAGACGATGATTACATTTCCTCAGAAAGTGATGATGAAAAAACTGATGACGATCAGAAGGAAGAGGATAAGGAAAGTCAAGAGAACTTTGAACAGATACACAATGGTTCAGCCCAGGATTCTGACAATAGGGTATGTCATCATGGAAACACAATTAAAGGAAAATCGCTCTGcatgattataatttttaatattccatTCTAAAAAGGTCTTGgagtaaaattaaatgatataaactaatTATGCTATTGACCAGTTTGTTTAGTGCTAGAAAATTTATGATGGTTTTTTGTAaacgatacatgtatacattaacATTGTCATAACAGAAGTAGTTGTAGCTGAGTtagtgaaattcaaaattttccatTCAGAGTACCAACAGTAGTGACGATGGTGGGAGTAGCTATAGTAACAAGTCTGAGGACAGAAAGGTCAAATTCTCAAATGTTGTGTGTGATGAATTTTTTCTGTGAACATTTTGAATGAAGGAATTTGCACCTATGTTTTATAGCATTGTAAATGTTTGATGTcataattttcttctttaattcTTACAGAGAAAGGTTAATGTGGAAATAGATCTACCACCTCTACTGAAAGAAGAACTGGAAAAAGATTACTTGGCTGTAAACAAGCATAATATGGTACTTAACTTTACCGTTTCATAAACCAGATAGACCTAAATACTCTCAAAGTGATATCTTATAAAATTcatcatgaaaaaagtaaatactctgaaatcattagaattcttggtgattttatttttatagattgTGTTATTACTTCTCCCCAATAAATCTATACCTATATACTtgcaagaaaacaaaatatcaccATTATCACACCAACTGACAATGGATGCACATTGACATAGATGACATAGATTAAAATGATTTCATGTTATGttgaatttgaaaaagattGTCAAGCATTACAAGTTCACGTATCAAGTagaattgttcaaaatttaattctTACCATTGTATTGATTGTAAAagtttatttagaaaaatgGTAATGTTTACTTAAAGCAATAAGTAATAAGTAAGCAATCCTTTTCTCACGTTTTGTTTTTAGCTATTGAATCTACCAGCTCAGCCAAACATTGTGTCAATACTGGAGGAATTTGTGAAATCTTTTTGTGTAAACATCCTCTTCAGTAATTCAGCAAAAAGCACTGCACCGAGCAAAGAAGGATCCTCGTTTGTCCCTGTAGAGAgaaagtaagattttaaaagtaaaacttgAGCATTGTGAATTTTGTATGGAAAAATAATTGCTTTGATAAGGATTTTAGTAAAGTTTAAGCCTTGCTTCTTcctcataaaaaaatatgtttgattatTAAGGAGTTAATATGCATAGTTTAGCATGGTCAAATGATTATACAACCGTCTGACTTTCAGATTACTTTGTCGAGGAGAAAATGTAAGTTtatgtgtgggttttttttttgcttttagtATTCCTTTGTGTAAGGAAATGGCTGATGGATTACGCATCTGCTTTGATTACACTCTGCCTTTGATCCTCCTGTATGCATCAGAGAAGGCCCAACTAGACAGGTTAATATCCACACACAAACAAAAGTCCCAAACCAGCAATAGGTttgtatatatagatagataaataatacatgtaaagatgATAAACCATACAgttccaaaaatatttttaaaaaatttatagaaaTGATTAAGTTAACATTAAGAGGTATGCtattattattgaatttaatggaACAGAATGGAATAGAAGGAAAAAATTTGTATAATGTGGTTTTTAGATTAGAAAATTGTTTACTTCAGTGTTGTCCACTCACCTACAGCCAAAAAGTCCCCTGTGAAACGCAAACATGGATTGAGAGCAAGTACAAATTTATCTTCCAATGGAAATCTTTCTCCAAAGATTCCCAAACTATCCCCCGAGATTTTTAAGGACAAGTTAGAGTTTGAAGCCGCAGAACAAGATGAGTTAGCCCCAAGGAGGCTCACCAGACAATCAGTGTTAGATAATGCTAAAAAAGGAGCAGATGCAAAGCAAGCATCTAGTGAAAGTTTACCTCATTTAGAGGAAAATAATAGAGAAGAACAAAAAGCAGACAGTGTCAGGAAGAAAGAAACTCGTAGAAGTCGCAGGTACAGCTCAAGTCACCAGTCGTGTTCAACAGCTATAGTTAAAACAGAACCTTCAGACACTGGGGCTGAGGCACAGTCCCCAAAGGACACAGAGGATGCACCGCCACCCCTCCTTATTCCGAGTTCAATATCTAGTCAGAAGCCATCTGATAATGGCAGTCAGGACAGCAAGGGAAGCAGTGGGGCTTCCTCGGAGTCCTGTAAGGAGGATATTCTGGACAGAATTCTGTCCTGGCAGCTCTTACCCCCAGAGAAAATACAGGCCAACCCGACCGCACCGTCCCTGCTGTACGGGGCTCACCATCTCCTCAGACTGTTCGGTATGTCTGTTTATGAAGTTCATGTAGTACTAGCAACATATTGTTGCATCAGAGtttattgatagaaatattgaaccagaaattaaaaatctttgtaAAGAACAATCAATGGTgataacaaaacacaaaaagaaGTCTGGTACAGAATTTcaaaaaaagtattattttgcataaatatggctgaattattgattttataatgcacatgatttgatttgatttctgTTTGGATGCAGTCAAACTTCCTGACCTCATCACCAGTATGGATATGGAAGACCACAAAGTCAAAGCCCTCCTCTCCCTTTTACATTGTTTCCTAGAGTAAGTACagcagcttttttttttaattaaggtcttccgttggaaacggaagaccttattgtttttgctttgtttcttttcctctattattattattatttttttctgtcacgttttctcaaaaacgcttcagccgattttcgtgaaactttcagatcttattcatgacaaaatttgtaagaaaattacacgagatttttttggtcgtcacttccggtaccgagatattgaagattttatgtttttgcttgttcacaatttttctcaaaaagtattcaagataggactttcaaattttcagagaaggtagagagtgaacggccgcagtgcccttcgcatatccga
The nucleotide sequence above comes from Magallana gigas chromosome 2, xbMagGiga1.1, whole genome shotgun sequence. Encoded proteins:
- the LOC105320304 gene encoding MSL complex subunit 3 isoform X1 — encoded protein: MSTRGVKFLFAMGEYVLCFEPDPTKARVLYEAKVLDTTTTKDISGAKIPAYHVHFQGWNNSWDRIVPETYVLKNTDENKQLMKKLADTTKKYRINSARNRRIDRILRKAFRGRPPLFEDDGDSPYEDDDYISSESDDEKTDDDQKEEDKESQENFEQIHNGSAQDSDNRSTNSSDDGGSSYSNKSEDRKRKVNVEIDLPPLLKEELEKDYLAVNKHNMLLNLPAQPNIVSILEEFVKSFCVNILFSNSAKSTAPSKEGSSFVPVERNIPLCKEMADGLRICFDYTLPLILLYASEKAQLDRLISTHKQKSQTSNSVVHSPTAKKSPVKRKHGLRASTNLSSNGNLSPKIPKLSPEIFKDKLEFEAAEQDELAPRRLTRQSVLDNAKKGADAKQASSESLPHLEENNREEQKADSVRKKETRRSRRYSSSHQSCSTAIVKTEPSDTGAEAQSPKDTEDAPPPLLIPSSISSQKPSDNGSQDSKGSSGASSESCKEDILDRILSWQLLPPEKIQANPTAPSLLYGAHHLLRLFVKLPDLITSMDMEDHKVKALLSLLHCFLDYLMERREEVFKESLYVQQSDE
- the LOC105320304 gene encoding MSL complex subunit 3 isoform X2, encoding MSTRGVKFLFAMGEYVLCFEPDPTKARVLYEAKVLDTTTTKDISGAKIPAYHVHFQGWNNSWDRIVPETYVLKNTDENKQLMKKLADTTKKYRINSARNRRIDRILRKAFRGRPPLFEDDGDSPYEDDDYISSESDDEKTDDDQKEEDKESQENFEQIHNGSAQDSDNRRKVNVEIDLPPLLKEELEKDYLAVNKHNMLLNLPAQPNIVSILEEFVKSFCVNILFSNSAKSTAPSKEGSSFVPVERNIPLCKEMADGLRICFDYTLPLILLYASEKAQLDRLISTHKQKSQTSNSVVHSPTAKKSPVKRKHGLRASTNLSSNGNLSPKIPKLSPEIFKDKLEFEAAEQDELAPRRLTRQSVLDNAKKGADAKQASSESLPHLEENNREEQKADSVRKKETRRSRRYSSSHQSCSTAIVKTEPSDTGAEAQSPKDTEDAPPPLLIPSSISSQKPSDNGSQDSKGSSGASSESCKEDILDRILSWQLLPPEKIQANPTAPSLLYGAHHLLRLFVKLPDLITSMDMEDHKVKALLSLLHCFLDYLMERREEVFKESLYVQQSDE